The following proteins are co-located in the Dromiciops gliroides isolate mDroGli1 chromosome 2, mDroGli1.pri, whole genome shotgun sequence genome:
- the RPL13 gene encoding 60S ribosomal protein L13: MAPSRNGMILKPHFHKDWQRRVATWFNQPARKIRRRKARQAKARRIAPRPASGPIRPIVRCPTIRYHTKVRAGRGFSLEELRVAGIHKKVARTIGISVDPRRRNKSTESLQANVQRLKEYKSKLILFPRKPSAPKKGDSSAEELKLATQLTGPVMPIRNVFKKEKARVITEDEKNFKAFASLRMARANARLFGIRAKRAKEAAEQDVEKKK; this comes from the exons ATGGCACCCAGCCGAAATGGCATGATTCTGAAGCCCCATTTCCACAAAGACTGGCAAAGACGAGTTGCCACATGGTTTAACCAGCCAGCCAGGAAGATCAGGAG ACGAAAGGCCCGTCAAGCAAAAGCCCGTCGAATTGCTCCTCGCCCTGCCTCTGGTCCTATCCGGCCCATTGTGAGGTGCCCTACTATTCGATACCACACCAAAGTACGTGCTGGTAGAGGATTCAGCTTGGAAGAGCTTCGG GTGGCTGGAATCCATAAAAAAGTGGCACGGACCATTGGTATCTCTGTGGACCCTCGTCGCCGAAATAAGTCTACAGAGTCTCTCCAGGCAAACGTACAGCGGCTGAAAGAATATAAGTCCAAACTGATCCTCTTCCCAAGGAAACCATCTGCACCGAAGAAGGGAGATAGCTCT GCTGAAGAACTCAAATTGGCAACTCAGCTTACAGGACCAGTTATGCCGATCAGAAAT GTCTTCAAGAAAGAGAAAGCTCGTGTCATTACTGAAGATGAGAAGAATTTCAAGGCCTTTGCTAGTCTTCGAATGGCCCGGGCCAATGCCCGTCTCTTTGGCATCCGGGCAAAACGAGCCAAGGAGGCTGCAGAGCAGGATGTGGAGAAGAAGAAGTAA